From a single Pseudorasbora parva isolate DD20220531a chromosome 15, ASM2467924v1, whole genome shotgun sequence genomic region:
- the angel2 gene encoding protein angel homolog 2 isoform X1 has product MFGRYLSTVGFPPAQTVYNHWRHWYQPGHLWWTQPPYLQHPSSFFSTVRHPSNRPPRPPDPYSWSSWRQTGILSHPQPRRGLHLSAGLMERSDKEPPAKRRKSADGRPVGERSQRSPERSPPKGSRSLTGSPEWLHNVSSITLPPGKFSSSPERTAATPELKRHWEDLCNVASAKEGKQKWPFDFSVMSYNILSQDLLCDNTYLYRHCNPPVLDWRHRFPNIIKELEQHSADIMCLQEVQEDHYQQQIKPSLESLGYHCEYKRRTGLKPDGCAVVFKRERFSLVSCHPVEYFRRGIPLLDRDNVGLIVLLRPIDPHSSLTNVCVANTHLLYNPRRGDIKLAQLAMLLAEISRVAQLPDSSVCPVLLCGDFNSVPWSPLYRFIRDSRLDYDGITIGKVSGQEDNPRGQRILTVPIWPRNLGISQQCQYESQTKDSDLTGLEQTELDGFTKPSIEHGLKLTSAYSHYLKESGQPEITTCHSRTAITVDYIFYSAALGDVMSQEECSVPPEKGLQLLGRLALVGKDELHDVNGLPNQHNSSDHLPLLTRFRLHP; this is encoded by the exons ATGTTTGGCCGTTACCTGAGCACAGTGGGCTTTCCACCAGCTCAGACTGTTTACAACCACTGGAGACACTGGTATCAGCCTGGTCATTTATGGTGGACACAACCACCTTACCTGCAGCATCCCTCTTCCTTTTTCAGCACGGTCAGACACCCCTCCAACAGGCCCCCGAGACCCCCGGATCCGTACAGCTGGAGCTCCTGGAGGCAAACTGGAATACTGTCACACCCTCAACCCAGACGTGGCCTTCACCTTTCCGCAGGTCTGATGGAACGCTCTGATAAGGAGCCACCCgcgaagaggaggaagagtgcaGACGGGAGGCCAGTAGGGGAAAGATCTCAACGCTCACCTGAACGTTCACCTCCAAAAGGCAGCAGGAGTCTAACAGGAAGTCCTGAATGGCTACACAATGTAAGCAGCATTACATTGCCTCCTGGGAAATTTTCGTCAAGCCCAGAGAGGACTGCAGCCACACCAG AGTTGAAGAGACACTGGGAGGATCTTTGTAATGTTGCATCTGCAAAAGAAGGGAAGCAAAAATGGCCATTTGATTTTTCTGTGATGTCCTATAATATCCTCTCGCAAGACCTGCTCTGTGATAACACGTACCTTTACAGACACTGTAATCCTCCCGTTCTGGACTGGCGGCATAGGTTTCCAAACATCATCAAAGAGCTAGAACAACACAGTGCTGAT ATAATGTGCCTGCAGGAGGTGCAAGAGGACCACTATCAGCAACAAATCAAACCCTCGCTAGAATCTTTAG GCTACCATTGTGAATACAAACGGAGAACGGGACTTAAGCCTGACGGATGTGCTGTGGTCTTCAAACGCGAGCGCTTCTCTTTGGTCTCCTGTCATCCTGTGGAGTATTTCCGCCGTGGCATCCCTCTCCTGGACCGTGATAACGTGGGCCTGATTGTGCTGCTGCGGCCGATTGACCCCCATAGCTCTCTAACCAATGTCTGTGTGGCCAACACACATTTGCTGTACAATCCTAGACGCGGGGACATTAAACTGGCGCAGCTGGCTATGCTGCTGGCAGAGATAAGCCGGGTGGCCCAGTTACCTGACAGCAGTGTTTGTCCTGTGCTGCTCTGTGGGGATTTTAACTCTGTTCCCTGGTCTCCCCTGTATCGCTTTATTAGGGACAGTAGACTGGACTATGATGGCATAACTATTGGGAAG GTGTCAGGACAGGAGGACAACCCTAGAGGGCAGCGTATTCTCACTGTGCCAATTTGGCCCAGAAATCTGGGCATCTCTCAGCAGTGCCAGTATGAAAGCCAAACAAAAG ATTCAGATTTGACGGGTTTGGAGCAGACAGAACTGGATGG TTTTACCAAGCCTAGCATAGAGCACGGTTTAAAGCTGACCTCTGCATACTCCCACTATCTTAAAGAGAGCGGTCAACCTGAGATCACCACATGCCACTCACGTACAGCCATCACTGTTGATTACATCTTCTACTCCGCAGCTCTGGGGGATGTGATGTCTCAAGAAG AATGCAGTGTGCCACCAGAGAAGGGTCTGCAGCTGCTGGGAAGGTTAGCCCTGGTGGGGAAAGATGAACTCCATGACGTTAACGGCCTTCCCAACCAGCATAACTCCTCTGACCACCTGCCACTTTTGACACGCTTCCGTCTACACCCTTGA
- the angel2 gene encoding protein angel homolog 2 isoform X2 yields the protein MPRHTNSNYVRPGVSPNHPMFGRYLSTVGFPPAQTVYNHWRHWYQPGHLWWTQPPYLQHPSSFFSTVRHPSNRPPRPPDPYSWSSWRQTGILSHPQPRRGLHLSAGLMERSDKEPPAKRRKSADGRPVGERSQRSPERSPPKGSRSLTGSPEWLHNVSSITLPPGKFSSSPERTAATPELKRHWEDLCNVASAKEGKQKWPFDFSVMSYNILSQDLLCDNTYLYRHCNPPVLDWRHRFPNIIKELEQHSADIMCLQEVQEDHYQQQIKPSLESLGYHCEYKRRTGLKPDGCAVVFKRERFSLVSCHPVEYFRRGIPLLDRDNVGLIVLLRPIDPHSSLTNVCVANTHLLYNPRRGDIKLAQLAMLLAEISRVAQLPDSSVCPVLLCGDFNSVPWSPLYRFIRDSRLDYDGITIGKVSGQEDNPRGQRILTVPIWPRNLGISQQCQYESQTKDSDLTGLEQTELDGFTKPSIEHGLKLTSAYSHYLKESGQPEITTCHSRTAITVDYIFYSAALGDVMSQEECSVPPEKGLQLLGRLALVGKDELHDVNGLPNQHNSSDHLPLLTRFRLHP from the exons ATGCCTCGACACACTAATTCTAATTATGTCAGACCAGGAGTATCGCCAAA TCATCCCATGTTTGGCCGTTACCTGAGCACAGTGGGCTTTCCACCAGCTCAGACTGTTTACAACCACTGGAGACACTGGTATCAGCCTGGTCATTTATGGTGGACACAACCACCTTACCTGCAGCATCCCTCTTCCTTTTTCAGCACGGTCAGACACCCCTCCAACAGGCCCCCGAGACCCCCGGATCCGTACAGCTGGAGCTCCTGGAGGCAAACTGGAATACTGTCACACCCTCAACCCAGACGTGGCCTTCACCTTTCCGCAGGTCTGATGGAACGCTCTGATAAGGAGCCACCCgcgaagaggaggaagagtgcaGACGGGAGGCCAGTAGGGGAAAGATCTCAACGCTCACCTGAACGTTCACCTCCAAAAGGCAGCAGGAGTCTAACAGGAAGTCCTGAATGGCTACACAATGTAAGCAGCATTACATTGCCTCCTGGGAAATTTTCGTCAAGCCCAGAGAGGACTGCAGCCACACCAG AGTTGAAGAGACACTGGGAGGATCTTTGTAATGTTGCATCTGCAAAAGAAGGGAAGCAAAAATGGCCATTTGATTTTTCTGTGATGTCCTATAATATCCTCTCGCAAGACCTGCTCTGTGATAACACGTACCTTTACAGACACTGTAATCCTCCCGTTCTGGACTGGCGGCATAGGTTTCCAAACATCATCAAAGAGCTAGAACAACACAGTGCTGAT ATAATGTGCCTGCAGGAGGTGCAAGAGGACCACTATCAGCAACAAATCAAACCCTCGCTAGAATCTTTAG GCTACCATTGTGAATACAAACGGAGAACGGGACTTAAGCCTGACGGATGTGCTGTGGTCTTCAAACGCGAGCGCTTCTCTTTGGTCTCCTGTCATCCTGTGGAGTATTTCCGCCGTGGCATCCCTCTCCTGGACCGTGATAACGTGGGCCTGATTGTGCTGCTGCGGCCGATTGACCCCCATAGCTCTCTAACCAATGTCTGTGTGGCCAACACACATTTGCTGTACAATCCTAGACGCGGGGACATTAAACTGGCGCAGCTGGCTATGCTGCTGGCAGAGATAAGCCGGGTGGCCCAGTTACCTGACAGCAGTGTTTGTCCTGTGCTGCTCTGTGGGGATTTTAACTCTGTTCCCTGGTCTCCCCTGTATCGCTTTATTAGGGACAGTAGACTGGACTATGATGGCATAACTATTGGGAAG GTGTCAGGACAGGAGGACAACCCTAGAGGGCAGCGTATTCTCACTGTGCCAATTTGGCCCAGAAATCTGGGCATCTCTCAGCAGTGCCAGTATGAAAGCCAAACAAAAG ATTCAGATTTGACGGGTTTGGAGCAGACAGAACTGGATGG TTTTACCAAGCCTAGCATAGAGCACGGTTTAAAGCTGACCTCTGCATACTCCCACTATCTTAAAGAGAGCGGTCAACCTGAGATCACCACATGCCACTCACGTACAGCCATCACTGTTGATTACATCTTCTACTCCGCAGCTCTGGGGGATGTGATGTCTCAAGAAG AATGCAGTGTGCCACCAGAGAAGGGTCTGCAGCTGCTGGGAAGGTTAGCCCTGGTGGGGAAAGATGAACTCCATGACGTTAACGGCCTTCCCAACCAGCATAACTCCTCTGACCACCTGCCACTTTTGACACGCTTCCGTCTACACCCTTGA